From the Ictalurus furcatus strain D&B chromosome 19, Billie_1.0, whole genome shotgun sequence genome, one window contains:
- the si:ch73-352p4.8 gene encoding cystine/glutamate transporter, which yields MSVVRGTKAKMAGQKEECEGKEDRVHLRRSISLVPAVSFIMGTMIGSGIFIAPKGVHINTGSVGLSLVVWALCGLLSTFGALCYAELGTSFKKSGGHYTYLLETLGPLPAFLRLWSEFIFIRPAVTGYIALAFGHYVIEPFFTPCQAPLLLIKVASFLGLTLLVAVNCWSVSLSSRTQVILLIIKLLSLVLIIVPGIVALAKGQTENFQNGFNFEALTLTKLPLAFYAGLYAYSGWFSLNFVTEEVINPKRNIPLAIILSMITVTTLYVLVNVAYYTMMTENELLISDAVAVTFASKALPRMASLVPILVAMSCLGTMNAGIFSVPRMLFVAAREGQWPTLFSMIHIRRKTPMPAVLLLCPLVVIMLARGDIYQLINFASFSRWFFIALVTLGLLVHRYRFPDHPRTFKVPLAVPVIFTVVCFFIVGLSLYSDPWNTGCSFAVTFTGIPVYYLTIKHSYIPNRWRKTINYYTNQLQILLEVVQQEVQTY from the exons ATGTCCGTTGTGAGGGGAACTAAAGCAAAGATGGCAGGCCAGAAAGAGGAGTGTGAAGGGAAGGAAGATCGGGTTCATCTGAGACGCAGCATTAGTCTGGTGCCTGCAGTCTCCTTCATCATGGGCACCATGATTGGCAGCGGGATCTTCATCGCTCCCAAAGGAGTGCACATCAATACAGGCAGTGTGGGACTCTCCCTAGTGGTCTGGGCGCTCTGTGGACTCCTCTCCACATTTG GTGCCTTGTGCTATGCTGAGTTGGGGACCAGTTTCAAAAAGTCTGGTGGCCATTACACATATTTACTTGAGACCCTTGGGCCACTTCCTGCTTTCCTGAGGCTTTGGTCTGAATTCATTTTCATCAG ACCTGCAGTGACTGGGTATATTGCACTGGCTTTTGGACACTATGTCATAGAACCTTTTTTCACGCCATGCCAAGCTCCTCTACTATTAATCAAAGTGGCCAGTTTTCTTGGATTGA CACTTTTGGTGGCAGTGAACTGCTGGAGTGTATCACTGTCCTCTCGTACACAGGTCATCCTCTTGATCATTAAGCTCCTTAGTCTGGTTCTGATCATTGTCCCAGGAATTGTGGCTCTGGCCAAAG GCCAAACCGAAAACTTCCAGAATGGTTTTAACTTCGAGGCGCTCACACTGACAAAGCTGCCTTTAGCCTTCTACGCGGGACTTTATGCCTATTCTGGATG GTTTTCATTAAACTTTGTGACAGAGGAGGTTATCAATCCAAAAAG AAACATTCCATTGGCCATCATTTTGTCCATGATCACAGTTACTACATTATACGTGCTGGTGAATGTAGCGTATTATACTATGATGACCGAAAACGAGCTGCTGATATCCGATGCCGTAGCAGTG ACTTTCGCCAGCAAAGCTCTGCCCAGGATGGCATCACTGGTGCCCATACTGGTGGCCATGTCCTGTCTTGGGACCATGAACGCAGGGATCTTTTCAGTACCGAG aatgttATTTGTGGCTGCCAGAGAGGGACAATGGCCAACCCTGTTTTCCATGATACACATACGAAGAAAGACACCAATGCCTGCTGTACTATTGCTg tgccctctagtggttaTCATGTTGGCAAGAGGAGACATTTATCAACTGATCAACTTTGCTTCTTTCTCGCGCTGGTTCTTCATCGCCCTGGTTACACTGGGGCTTCTCGTCCATCGCTATCGATTCCCAGACCATCCACGAACATTTAAG GTTCCTCTGGCTGTTCCTGTGATCTTCACGGTGGTGTGTTTCTTTATCGTGGGTCTGTCTCTGTATTCAGACCCCTGGAACACAGGTTGCAGTTTTGCTGTTACTTTCACTGGAATCCCAGTGTACTACCTGACCATAAAGCACTCGTATATACCAAACCGTTGGAGAAAAACCATCA ATTACTACACTAACCAACTTCAGATCTTGTTGGAGGTGGTACAGCAAGAAGTTCAGACCTACTGA